One genomic region from Blattabacterium cuenoti encodes:
- a CDS encoding NADPH-dependent assimilatory sulfite reductase hemoprotein subunit, whose amino-acid sequence MKISRITKEEKIKKESIGLRGTLIDSLQDELSGSIYDEDQVVIKFHGLYQQDDRDIREERSKKKLERLYSFMIRLRIPGGIINHKQWIAIHNISEENSTGVIKITTRQTIQLHGLIKSKIKPTIQFFNIHKLDSIATCGDVNRNVVCSTYIDSKYSREEILNYATKISNMLLPKTRAYYEIWLDEKKIYEKKEEKDPLYKETYLPRKFKIAIAIPPNNDVDVFANDVGLIAIFDKNSKILKGFNISVGGGLSTTHGNSRTYSRLGTVIGFSDSEDQILKIIYEILTIQRDYGNRSDRKLARLKYTIDNYGINWFKKELENRIGFSLQKENPFIFTERRDYFGWIQDHKESWNYTFFVENGLIFDDENLKLKSALLKIAKHEICSFSFTCNQNLTLTHIDEKNKNKIQSILREYGIHDYMNGLSSIRKNSMACVALNTCPLALAEGQRYLPSLISKIEIILKKYKLEKEDIIIRMTGCPNGCSRPYLAEIGLIGVSYGRYNLYLGANHEGTRLNKLYKKNMDESSILKELDQIFACFQEEKFSEERFGNFSIRKKWVV is encoded by the coding sequence ATGAAAATATCTCGTATAACAAAAGAAGAAAAAATAAAAAAAGAAAGCATAGGACTTAGGGGAACTCTTATAGATAGTTTACAGGACGAATTATCTGGAAGTATTTATGATGAAGATCAGGTAGTTATTAAATTTCATGGTTTATATCAACAAGATGATAGAGATATAAGAGAAGAGAGATCGAAAAAAAAACTGGAACGATTATATTCTTTTATGATACGTCTCAGAATACCAGGTGGTATTATCAATCATAAACAATGGATAGCTATTCATAATATTTCAGAAGAAAATTCAACTGGAGTCATCAAAATAACAACTAGACAAACAATTCAATTACACGGATTGATAAAATCCAAGATAAAACCAACCATTCAATTTTTTAATATTCATAAATTAGATTCTATTGCTACATGTGGAGATGTTAATAGAAATGTGGTATGCAGTACCTATATAGATAGTAAATACTCTCGTGAAGAAATTTTGAATTATGCTACTAAAATTAGCAATATGTTACTTCCTAAAACGAGGGCTTACTATGAAATTTGGTTAGATGAAAAAAAAATATATGAAAAAAAAGAGGAAAAAGATCCTCTTTACAAGGAAACTTATTTACCTAGAAAATTCAAAATTGCTATAGCAATTCCTCCTAATAATGATGTCGATGTTTTTGCTAATGATGTTGGATTAATTGCTATTTTTGACAAAAATTCTAAAATTTTAAAAGGTTTTAACATCTCTGTTGGAGGTGGATTATCTACTACTCATGGTAATTCTAGAACTTATTCAAGGTTAGGAACTGTAATTGGTTTTTCTGATTCTGAAGATCAAATACTAAAAATAATATATGAAATTTTAACTATTCAACGTGATTATGGAAATAGAAGCGATCGTAAATTAGCCCGTTTAAAATATACTATAGATAATTATGGTATAAATTGGTTTAAAAAAGAATTAGAAAATAGAATTGGATTTTCTTTACAAAAAGAAAATCCTTTTATTTTTACAGAAAGACGTGATTATTTTGGGTGGATTCAAGATCATAAAGAATCATGGAATTATACATTTTTTGTAGAAAATGGATTGATTTTTGATGATGAAAACTTGAAATTAAAATCGGCCTTACTCAAGATAGCGAAACATGAAATATGTAGTTTTTCATTCACTTGTAATCAAAATTTGACATTAACTCATATTGATGAAAAAAATAAAAATAAAATACAGTCTATTCTTCGAGAATATGGAATTCATGATTACATGAACGGCTTATCTTCTATAAGAAAAAATTCTATGGCTTGTGTAGCGCTAAACACATGTCCTTTAGCCTTAGCAGAAGGACAACGTTATTTGCCTAGTTTGATATCTAAAATAGAAATTATTTTAAAAAAATATAAATTAGAAAAAGAAGATATAATTATTCGCATGACCGGATGTCCTAATGGTTGTTCTCGTCCCTATTTAGCTGAAATAGGATTGATAGGAGTTTCTTATGGAAGATACAATCTTTATTTAGGAGCTAATCATGAGGGGACACGTCTGAATAAACTTTATAAAAAGAATATGGATGAATCTTCTATTTTAAAAGAACTTGACCAAATTTTTGCTTGTTTTCAAGAAGAAAAGTTTTCAGAAGAAAGATTTGGAAATTTTTCTATCAGAAAAAAATGGGTTGTTTAA
- the cobA gene encoding uroporphyrinogen-III C-methyltransferase: protein MITKKVIFISAGPGDPDLITIKALNHLKKSEIVLVDRLVSPEIIKKYSNYKRKFIFVGKNSIKKTAFSQKKINKILIHYALKGKYVVRLKGGDVSIFSNIMDELMELKKYDIPYEIIPGVTSAVGAAAYAGIPLTARGYASSVRFITLHNPDSINFNQWIDFIKTQDTLVFYMCIQKLYEIFDRLTKNKNFFYMNKLVAIIEQATTPMQRVYTSNLYNCKNLIKEKNHFMSPSLVIVGKIVVLHHYFKWFFNSNVLDKKNYFE from the coding sequence ATGATAACAAAAAAAGTAATTTTTATTTCAGCAGGACCAGGAGATCCTGATTTGATTACTATAAAAGCTCTGAATCATTTAAAAAAATCAGAAATAGTATTGGTAGATCGTCTTGTAAGTCCTGAAATCATTAAAAAATATTCTAACTATAAAAGAAAATTCATTTTTGTAGGGAAAAATTCCATAAAAAAAACTGCTTTTTCTCAAAAAAAAATCAACAAAATATTAATTCACTATGCTTTGAAAGGAAAATATGTGGTTAGATTAAAAGGAGGAGATGTTTCTATTTTTTCCAATATTATGGACGAATTAATGGAATTAAAAAAATATGATATTCCTTACGAAATCATTCCGGGTGTAACATCTGCTGTTGGTGCTGCTGCTTATGCTGGAATACCTCTTACAGCAAGAGGTTATGCCTCTTCTGTACGTTTTATTACTCTTCATAATCCAGATTCTATCAATTTTAATCAGTGGATAGATTTCATAAAAACTCAAGATACTTTAGTTTTTTATATGTGTATTCAAAAATTATATGAAATATTTGATAGATTGACAAAAAATAAAAATTTTTTTTATATGAATAAATTAGTAGCTATAATAGAACAAGCTACTACTCCTATGCAAAGAGTCTATACAAGTAACCTTTATAATTGTAAAAATTTAATAAAGGAAAAAAATCATTTCATGTCTCCCTCTTTAGTCATTGTAGGTAAAATTGTGGTTTTACATCATTATTTCAAATGGTTTTTTAATTCTAATGTTTTAGATAAAAAAAATTATTTTGAGTGA
- a CDS encoding diflavin oxidoreductase, giving the protein MLSESNNKTFFKLIKESSLEEIIWMCGYMSGFVSSNTKKSSLNNKKEKKITLVYGTETGNAKNLAFDIYQKAKNKKLQMKLISLDQYRLQDLEKEDYLFIIISTHGEGEPPSSAKSFFDFIHKNSDFKINHLKYSVLALGDKSYSHFCKAGVDVDKRLHNIGAVRIIPLHKCDVDYEEEADKWFLEILNFFQKKKYEQNTENRREKICGKVLNNILLSDKERGSNKEIHHIEISVQNEIKYLPGDSIGVFPENSSNKIHDIIEWILKNRKNEEYKYKEEIFNFLKKKLNIFHLSDNFLRKYSLLSEREYIPFNRKWKLIDLLKEFPIKKEFSLRDLIKIMEPIKPRLYSISSSPKVHYNEIHITVSRHRFQLNGETVYGHCSDFLSKLKEGDELDFFIYRNQLFRLPKNSKKDIILIGAGTGIAPFRSFLYEREAMEATGKNWLFFGDQHFYTDFLYQTEIQNWKKKGVLNHVSLSFSRDQEKKIYIQDKIWKNRIEFFSWIKNGAFIYVCGKKNPMSIDVEKMIFRVIDEVGECDPEFFIKKMKKDGRYLKDVY; this is encoded by the coding sequence ATGTTATCTGAATCAAATAACAAAACATTTTTTAAGTTAATCAAAGAATCCTCTCTAGAAGAGATTATTTGGATGTGTGGCTATATGTCTGGATTCGTGTCTTCTAATACTAAAAAATCTTCTTTAAATAATAAAAAAGAGAAAAAAATTACGTTAGTTTATGGGACAGAAACAGGTAATGCAAAAAATTTAGCTTTTGACATTTATCAAAAAGCAAAAAATAAAAAATTACAAATGAAATTGATAAGTTTAGATCAATATCGTTTGCAAGATTTGGAAAAAGAAGATTATTTATTCATAATAATTAGTACACATGGAGAAGGAGAACCTCCTTCTTCTGCAAAATCTTTTTTTGATTTTATTCATAAAAATTCAGATTTTAAGATTAATCATTTAAAATATAGTGTATTGGCTTTAGGAGATAAATCTTATTCTCATTTTTGTAAAGCAGGAGTGGATGTAGATAAACGTTTACATAATATAGGAGCAGTAAGAATCATTCCATTGCATAAATGTGATGTTGATTATGAAGAAGAAGCAGATAAATGGTTTTTAGAAATTTTGAATTTTTTTCAAAAAAAAAAATATGAACAAAATACAGAAAATAGAAGGGAAAAAATATGTGGAAAAGTTTTGAATAATATACTTTTAAGTGATAAAGAAAGAGGCTCTAATAAAGAAATTCATCATATTGAAATTTCTGTTCAAAATGAGATAAAATATCTTCCGGGAGATTCTATAGGAGTGTTCCCTGAAAATTCTTCAAATAAAATACATGATATTATAGAATGGATTTTAAAAAATAGAAAAAATGAAGAATATAAATATAAAGAAGAAATATTTAATTTTTTAAAAAAAAAATTAAATATTTTTCATCTATCAGATAATTTTTTAAGAAAATATTCCCTTTTATCTGAAAGGGAATATATTCCTTTTAATCGAAAATGGAAACTGATTGATCTTTTAAAAGAATTCCCTATAAAAAAGGAATTTTCGTTAAGAGACCTAATAAAAATAATGGAACCTATCAAACCAAGATTGTATTCCATTTCTTCTTCTCCTAAAGTTCATTATAATGAAATACATATTACTGTATCTCGTCATCGTTTTCAATTGAATGGAGAAACTGTATATGGTCATTGCTCTGATTTTTTATCTAAATTAAAAGAAGGAGATGAATTAGATTTTTTTATTTATAGAAACCAATTGTTTAGATTACCAAAAAATTCTAAAAAAGACATAATTCTTATTGGAGCTGGGACTGGAATAGCTCCTTTTCGTTCTTTTTTATATGAAAGAGAAGCAATGGAAGCTACAGGAAAAAATTGGTTATTTTTTGGAGATCAACATTTTTATACTGATTTTTTGTATCAGACAGAAATTCAAAATTGGAAAAAGAAAGGAGTTCTTAATCATGTCAGTCTCTCTTTTTCTAGAGATCAAGAAAAAAAAATATATATCCAAGATAAAATATGGAAAAATCGAATAGAATTTTTTTCATGGATTAAAAATGGAGCATTCATCTATGTTTGTGGAAAAAAAAATCCTATGAGTATAGATGTTGAAAAAATGATTTTTCGTGTAATAGACGAAGTAGGAGAATGTGACCCAGAATTTTTTATAAAAAAAATGAAAAAAGATGGAAGATATTTGAAAGACGTATACTAA
- a CDS encoding TSUP family transporter has protein sequence MINKENNKLFPVFLHLDKLSLLIVGGGKTALEKLNTVLKNNPDTKINLIADQIDQEIYQIAKLFSFIKLTKKFYFFSDLENVDVVFIAVNNPILSEEIKKDARKMHKLVNVPDVPDLCDFYMGSIVQKGNLKIAISTNGKSPTIAKRLKEIFIDVFPHELDDVLINMCEIRKKLKGNFEYKVKMLNLITEKWLIEKTPKKKLQKNLIKYLPFIIGFIIALSYFLHVLTRSIFFQKILNHFNQSFLYLMFTGFFAQLVDGAIGMGYGLTCTTILLSLGIPLPSISASIHTAEIFSSGISGLSHYKMGNVNKKLFKILLIPGIIGSIAGAFLLAKFGESYAFYIKPMLASYTFFLGVKILLKTWKKDHKKTKKIGCLAGCGGFLDSFVGGGWGPFVTSTLISKGRTPKYVIGSVSLSEFFVTLSSTLTFFSLLGINYWRIVFGLVFGGLFAAPLAAKISGKLPIKIMCFSIGILVIIWSVRILYNCFFN, from the coding sequence ATGATCAATAAAGAGAACAATAAATTATTTCCTGTTTTTTTACATTTAGATAAACTTTCTCTTTTAATTGTTGGTGGAGGAAAAACTGCTTTAGAAAAATTAAACACTGTATTAAAAAATAATCCTGATACAAAAATTAATTTAATAGCTGATCAAATAGATCAAGAAATTTATCAAATAGCTAAATTGTTTAGTTTTATCAAATTAACTAAGAAATTTTATTTTTTTTCTGATTTAGAAAATGTGGATGTTGTATTTATTGCTGTAAATAATCCTATTTTAAGTGAAGAAATCAAAAAAGATGCAAGAAAAATGCATAAGTTAGTTAATGTTCCTGATGTTCCTGATCTTTGTGATTTTTATATGGGGTCTATTGTTCAAAAAGGAAATTTAAAGATAGCTATTTCTACTAACGGGAAGTCTCCTACAATAGCTAAACGTTTGAAAGAAATTTTTATAGATGTGTTCCCCCATGAACTAGATGACGTGTTGATAAATATGTGTGAAATACGAAAAAAATTAAAAGGAAATTTTGAATATAAAGTGAAAATGCTCAATTTAATAACTGAAAAATGGTTGATCGAAAAAACCCCAAAAAAGAAATTACAAAAAAATTTAATAAAGTATTTGCCTTTTATAATAGGATTTATTATTGCTCTCAGTTACTTTTTACATGTTTTAACAAGAAGTATTTTTTTTCAAAAAATATTGAATCATTTTAATCAAAGTTTTTTATATTTAATGTTTACTGGTTTTTTTGCACAACTAGTCGATGGAGCTATAGGAATGGGTTATGGACTAACTTGTACGACAATATTACTTTCTTTGGGGATCCCTCTCCCTTCAATCAGTGCTAGTATACATACTGCAGAGATATTTTCTAGCGGAATATCTGGATTAAGTCATTATAAAATGGGTAATGTAAACAAAAAATTATTTAAAATATTACTTATTCCAGGAATTATAGGTTCTATTGCTGGAGCTTTTTTGCTTGCTAAATTCGGAGAATCTTACGCTTTTTATATTAAACCCATGTTAGCTTCTTATACTTTTTTTTTGGGAGTGAAAATTTTGTTAAAAACATGGAAAAAGGATCACAAAAAAACTAAGAAAATAGGATGTCTTGCAGGATGTGGAGGTTTTTTAGATTCTTTTGTTGGTGGAGGATGGGGTCCTTTTGTTACTAGCACTTTAATATCAAAGGGAAGAACTCCAAAATATGTTATAGGATCGGTAAGTTTATCTGAATTTTTTGTAACTCTTTCGAGTACTTTAACTTTTTTTTCTTTATTAGGAATTAACTACTGGAGAATAGTTTTTGGATTAGTTTTTGGAGGATTATTTGCTGCTCCTTTAGCAGCAAAAATATCCGGTAAACTACCTATAAAAATAATGTGTTTCTCTATAGGAATTTTGGTAATTATTTGGAGTGTGAGGATTTTGTATAATTGTTTTTTCAATTAA